In Fluviispira sanaruensis, a genomic segment contains:
- a CDS encoding nucleotide triphosphate diphosphatase NUDT15 has translation MKPGVGIGVIIEKDQKILIGKRIGKHGNGFYSIPGGMLEAGEGFLECAKREIFEETNLQIENADFFCVTNNIETFKDEGVHNISIILYCNCFKGQLKVMEPDKFIDLSWMSIEKISDIPLPHFEGSELGIREFLEKNISL, from the coding sequence ATGAAACCAGGTGTAGGTATTGGAGTTATAATAGAAAAAGATCAGAAAATACTGATAGGAAAAAGAATTGGTAAGCATGGCAATGGATTTTATTCAATTCCAGGAGGTATGCTTGAAGCTGGTGAAGGATTCTTAGAGTGTGCAAAAAGAGAAATTTTTGAGGAAACAAATTTACAAATCGAAAATGCAGACTTTTTTTGTGTTACTAATAATATAGAAACATTTAAAGATGAAGGCGTGCATAATATCTCTATCATTTTATATTGTAATTGCTTTAAGGGTCAGTTAAAAGTTATGGAACCAGATAAGTTTATAGATCTTTCTTGGATGAGTATAGAAAAAATTTCAGATATTCCCCTACCCCATTTTGAAGGGAGTGAATTGGGCATTCGAGAATTTCTAGAAAAAAATATTTCTTTATAA
- a CDS encoding amidohydrolase family protein, with protein MLKKMLLLSSQVLLRENSEFIICPAFIEISGIHITKVKKHTLKSYQEHKEKEKKNTDHEIHDFGDRLISPSFVNCHTHIAMCFFRAILSNRCQTKNLVEDLFFKAESHLTASDVHAFARMGAYENILNGNALIWDHYYHGNSVAQACLETGISAVISPTLQDLSGPGVELCEHSFQETLAISENSQYSNAGIFSAFGPHATDSVSENLWARIRQAALAHNLPIHSHVAQSYEEVKRIYSRYKLTPIGFLHKLKIFDENINSLLVHGIYLNKSDFKKIDAQNCALVFCPFSQMIFQFPANILEWEKHDTQWFIGTDCVASNDSMNVQKELRFVGGFPSLNNTFCKYTNILNKKFGKENNLFIKNRMRTKILEDKFSNTNFLLKKVLNGPGNFHPRFQAGSIENNTLANITVWETNHPCFWPPSDLLRSLSMGDTTGAIHNMCINGTWHGKNGEFTQSILESHKYKESLKEANERLRLLIKKI; from the coding sequence GTGTTAAAAAAAATGTTGCTGCTCTCAAGCCAAGTTCTCCTAAGAGAAAATTCTGAGTTTATTATTTGCCCAGCTTTTATAGAAATCTCTGGTATTCATATTACCAAGGTTAAAAAACACACATTAAAATCTTATCAAGAACATAAGGAAAAAGAAAAGAAAAACACAGATCACGAAATCCATGATTTTGGCGATCGTTTGATTTCACCCTCTTTTGTTAATTGCCATACCCATATCGCAATGTGCTTCTTTAGAGCAATATTAAGTAATAGATGTCAAACAAAAAACTTAGTCGAAGACTTATTCTTTAAAGCAGAATCGCACTTAACAGCATCAGATGTACATGCTTTTGCTCGCATGGGCGCATATGAAAATATTTTAAATGGCAATGCTCTTATATGGGATCATTATTACCATGGAAACTCTGTTGCCCAAGCTTGCTTAGAGACAGGTATTAGTGCCGTTATTTCCCCAACTTTACAAGATCTGTCAGGACCTGGTGTAGAACTTTGCGAACACTCTTTTCAAGAGACACTCGCAATAAGTGAAAATTCCCAGTATTCAAATGCTGGAATATTTTCTGCATTTGGCCCCCATGCCACGGACTCTGTAAGTGAAAATTTATGGGCACGAATTCGTCAGGCAGCGCTCGCTCATAATCTCCCAATACATTCTCATGTTGCTCAATCATACGAAGAAGTGAAAAGAATTTATTCACGATATAAATTAACTCCAATTGGATTTCTGCACAAACTCAAAATTTTTGATGAAAATATAAATTCATTACTTGTTCATGGAATTTATTTAAATAAAAGCGATTTTAAAAAAATAGATGCACAAAACTGCGCACTTGTATTCTGCCCATTTTCCCAAATGATTTTCCAGTTTCCTGCAAATATTTTAGAATGGGAAAAACATGACACACAATGGTTTATTGGCACAGATTGTGTCGCAAGCAATGACTCTATGAATGTTCAAAAAGAGTTGCGCTTTGTGGGAGGCTTTCCTTCTTTAAATAATACATTTTGCAAATATACAAATATTCTTAACAAAAAATTTGGCAAAGAAAATAATTTATTTATAAAAAATCGTATGAGAACAAAAATTTTAGAAGATAAATTTTCAAACACAAATTTCTTATTAAAAAAGGTTCTAAATGGTCCAGGAAATTTTCACCCGCGTTTTCAAGCAGGCTCTATTGAGAATAATACTTTAGCCAATATCACTGTATGGGAAACTAACCATCCTTGTTTTTGGCCACCATCGGATCTATTAAGGTCGTTAAGCATGGGGGACACCACGGGAGCAATACACAATATGTGTATTAATGGAACATGGCATGGCAAAAATGGTGAGTTCACCCAAAGCATTCTTGAAAGCCACAAATATAAAGAGTCCTTAAAAGAAGCAAATGAAAGACTCAGGCTATTGATAAAAAAAATTTAA
- a CDS encoding alkaline phosphatase family protein translates to MFIRSNKFNYLVTCLSIVTITSCQTHKNVSEMSQEKNNLASKNKIILYVWDGLRPDVLTDPKAKDLIPNLIQLAKNGVEFKNNHSSYPTFTMLNAQVFATGSNAGKSGFYGNTLYYPWRALNKNIKEQARDASGADITNSFLEPFFTQDYKILQSIDQPQAEEPLIQVTTLMQEAQRNGLVTAVVGKSGSAFIQDYKAQGFILDEKHAWPLAFAKELQEKNISLPKYTANAYEPGQIILAENNGNPIKSDKFHYLGDENEGTDPIKGNKSPYNSQNDYMSNVFINNIIPEKNPDLSVLWLRNPDSTEHAYGPGSSAYYDALSANDKILGKLVAKLKELNLDKMTNIIIVSDHSHSNILATKRNDTNGFPQLMYDLHQIISDENGNHKIGPATKAEKSLSKINNEKILITNGISVSGTIRTADLITKAKLKTKDGYLIAAYDGGDCSFNAGLSGIRKSDGQIHTSSPGYNKPDAICKDKSGKNLAFTSPAYPVPSDLSNSDKVEKIVIAPNGGTDYIYLPNHNPEVLKELTRFFQRRQEYSAIFVDDLRYRLGSQFPQGALPLSYVKLANTSGRNPDIIVSLTSNANVVVNGLKGTEFDSTDGEWQRGNHGSFGKIDIHNTLLAIGPDFKEKISIDLPTGNVDVAPTIATLLGLKLGQTDGRPLLEALKNSNVSESNIKVTSMNLTSSAVCDLEIYHPTTHPFDFHSEVKNSFIDAEVNSYYTDLNVKILTTHDGNRYVYFDEASAKRLNGCPKVSFTEFDLDNKSKVALSE, encoded by the coding sequence ATGTTTATAAGATCGAATAAGTTCAATTATTTAGTAACATGCTTATCTATTGTAACAATTACTTCATGTCAAACTCACAAGAATGTTTCAGAAATGTCACAAGAAAAAAACAATCTTGCGTCAAAAAATAAAATTATACTTTATGTTTGGGATGGATTGCGCCCTGATGTATTAACCGATCCAAAAGCTAAAGATCTTATCCCGAACTTAATTCAATTAGCTAAAAATGGTGTTGAATTTAAAAATAATCATTCATCTTATCCAACATTCACAATGCTTAATGCCCAAGTTTTTGCTACAGGGAGCAACGCTGGAAAAAGTGGATTTTACGGGAATACACTTTATTATCCTTGGCGCGCACTCAATAAAAATATTAAAGAACAAGCGCGCGATGCTAGCGGTGCAGATATCACAAATTCTTTTTTAGAGCCTTTTTTTACACAAGACTATAAAATATTACAAAGTATAGATCAGCCACAAGCTGAAGAACCCCTTATTCAAGTCACCACTCTTATGCAAGAAGCACAAAGAAATGGTCTTGTCACAGCCGTTGTCGGGAAATCTGGTTCCGCATTTATTCAAGATTATAAAGCGCAAGGATTTATTCTTGATGAAAAACATGCATGGCCTCTAGCATTTGCAAAAGAACTGCAAGAAAAAAATATTAGTTTACCAAAGTACACTGCAAATGCGTATGAACCTGGACAAATCATTCTCGCAGAAAACAATGGGAATCCTATCAAAAGTGATAAATTTCACTATTTAGGCGACGAAAATGAAGGCACCGATCCTATAAAAGGTAACAAATCACCTTATAATTCCCAAAATGATTATATGTCCAACGTTTTTATCAATAATATTATCCCCGAAAAAAACCCAGATTTAAGCGTTTTATGGTTGAGAAATCCTGACTCCACTGAGCACGCATATGGACCAGGCTCAAGTGCATATTATGACGCATTATCTGCCAATGATAAAATACTAGGAAAGCTTGTTGCAAAACTTAAAGAGCTTAATCTAGATAAAATGACAAATATTATTATCGTTTCAGACCATTCACATAGTAATATCTTAGCAACAAAAAGAAATGATACAAATGGTTTTCCTCAACTTATGTATGATCTTCACCAGATAATAAGTGATGAAAATGGAAATCATAAAATCGGCCCAGCCACAAAAGCTGAGAAATCTCTTTCAAAAATAAATAACGAAAAAATATTAATTACAAATGGCATTTCTGTCTCAGGCACTATACGAACTGCTGACCTCATAACTAAAGCAAAATTAAAAACAAAAGATGGCTATTTAATTGCAGCATACGACGGAGGTGATTGCAGTTTTAATGCTGGATTATCTGGAATAAGAAAATCAGATGGACAAATTCATACTTCATCTCCCGGCTACAATAAGCCTGATGCAATTTGTAAAGACAAATCTGGAAAAAATTTAGCTTTTACTTCTCCAGCATATCCTGTACCGAGTGATCTTTCTAACTCTGATAAGGTTGAAAAAATCGTGATTGCTCCCAATGGAGGTACAGATTATATTTATCTACCTAATCACAATCCAGAAGTTCTGAAAGAACTGACTCGCTTTTTTCAAAGACGCCAAGAATACAGCGCTATTTTTGTTGATGACCTGAGATATCGCTTAGGATCTCAGTTTCCCCAAGGAGCATTACCTCTTTCCTATGTAAAATTAGCAAATACTTCTGGAAGAAATCCAGATATAATCGTGAGTCTAACAAGCAATGCCAACGTGGTTGTCAATGGATTAAAAGGTACAGAATTCGATTCTACTGATGGTGAATGGCAAAGAGGAAATCATGGTTCCTTTGGAAAAATAGATATTCATAATACTTTATTAGCTATTGGACCCGATTTTAAAGAAAAAATATCAATTGATTTACCTACTGGAAATGTTGACGTGGCGCCAACAATTGCGACTCTATTAGGCTTGAAGTTAGGGCAGACCGATGGTAGACCACTATTAGAAGCACTTAAAAATTCAAATGTGAGTGAAAGTAATATCAAAGTAACAAGTATGAATTTAACATCTTCTGCTGTTTGCGATCTAGAGATATATCATCCAACAACTCATCCATTTGATTTCCATTCCGAAGTCAAAAATAGTTTTATCGACGCAGAAGTGAACAGCTATTATACGGATTTAAATGTTAAGATTTTAACCACCCACGATGGGAACCGTTATGTGTATTTCGATGAAGCATCTGCAAAAAGACTAAATGGCTGCCCAAAAGTAAGCTTCACTGAATTTGATTTAGATAATAAATCCAAAGTTGCATTATCTGAGTGA
- a CDS encoding type IV toxin-antitoxin system AbiEi family antitoxin domain-containing protein: MKLPRIYEHFKQGQIFTIEEAREKLKTTGNTLRKRLSELATRGYIFPIRQGLYRVSKIGERPEREKSSPFAIASKLTPYCYVGFHSALQLHAKETPKENDTIFIVSPTKFNSFKFEGVYYFWCQSPEPHGLETYLLHNGELEFPLLASNFEKSLVDCLKRPAHCPPFHELVRLCKKITISPDLEKILRYASDCNVQALFNRLGFLFEKSLAYWKIQEEYFKQIEGKMSRKQTEWPILYEAQTKATLETPFSYAGKSSQLQADSQNMQAFELRNRWKVQFSVNNQ, translated from the coding sequence ATGAAGTTACCAAGAATTTATGAACATTTTAAACAAGGACAAATCTTCACTATTGAAGAAGCCCGAGAAAAATTAAAAACCACTGGCAATACCTTACGTAAACGATTGAGCGAACTTGCAACACGAGGATATATTTTTCCCATTCGACAAGGACTCTACCGAGTTTCTAAAATTGGCGAGCGACCAGAACGTGAGAAAAGTTCACCCTTTGCTATAGCATCCAAACTTACGCCTTATTGTTATGTTGGTTTTCACTCTGCTCTGCAACTTCATGCAAAAGAAACTCCAAAAGAAAATGATACAATTTTTATCGTAAGTCCAACAAAGTTTAATTCTTTTAAGTTTGAAGGGGTTTATTATTTTTGGTGTCAAAGTCCAGAACCTCATGGGCTTGAAACATATCTTTTGCATAATGGTGAACTTGAATTTCCATTATTGGCTTCAAATTTTGAAAAATCTCTTGTGGATTGCCTGAAACGACCGGCTCATTGTCCCCCCTTTCATGAACTTGTAAGGCTCTGTAAAAAAATAACAATTTCTCCAGATCTTGAGAAAATTCTGCGCTATGCCTCGGATTGCAATGTTCAAGCTCTATTCAATAGGTTGGGATTTTTATTCGAAAAAAGTTTGGCCTATTGGAAAATCCAAGAAGAATATTTTAAACAAATAGAAGGAAAAATGAGTCGAAAACAAACAGAATGGCCTATCTTGTATGAAGCGCAGACCAAAGCCACGCTTGAGACACCTTTTTCTTATGCAGGAAAGTCATCTCAGCTTCAGGCGGATTCTCAAAATATGCAGGCCTTTGAATTGCGCAATCGCTGGAAGGTTCAGTTTTCCGTTAATAATCAATAG
- a CDS encoding sulfatase-like hydrolase/transferase: MYPAVTENWLIVQNFDFARKIVQDLSTLSEISRRKTFAEWLPFIALSIAFCINFIIHMKFLILQSRIVKKARSGIQVEELDIESRIFSIQGVSFVIFFIFGSIFLINMNSSLQINLPQNNTRQHRPNVFIFASDSLRYDRLNENKYANVMPFLRTKLREAELFKPMLVGIPRTFPSWVEIATGIYSSNNGVRTMFPSRNTRIGKKQTIFETAKESGYSTIFVSDFAGDIFPRYPFGADEINAPTSNLQSMVENGIISGISVIQSILTLPKMHRILPALLESPEISDPRLVAKAFSESLSHVSEVSRPVFMTTFFSTAHFPYAAPGPWFAKFQDKDDKGNYKFRKIPDQTLIDNAKINNISETSINQTIALYDGSLNAIDSTLKDLYLELENKGWLRNSIILFFGDHGENLYEGNLGMGHGDGVSGEYSNVTPLIILTKGNSVPIQSQKPIKHIVRTIDIAPTIARRINVNFPENELDGEPLLDITEKLPNFPSGLAYMETGIWFTTGKLTPEHQPRVIYPSVTSLLDIDEGMNFEFYVRPSYSQAIPGVKERAWVNDIYKLIARTTRYGVQTSLYFRTDKASEVDLLADPKSVENYKAIAMEMLNQMNKYLISRGVEIVPNGKGSFFYSENITQ; encoded by the coding sequence ATGTATCCAGCTGTGACTGAAAACTGGCTTATAGTACAAAATTTCGATTTTGCAAGAAAGATTGTCCAGGATCTATCAACTCTTTCTGAAATATCAAGAAGAAAAACATTTGCAGAATGGCTTCCTTTTATAGCGCTTTCAATTGCATTTTGCATTAATTTCATTATTCATATGAAATTTTTAATTCTCCAGAGCAGAATTGTAAAAAAAGCTCGTTCTGGAATTCAAGTTGAAGAGCTTGACATAGAATCAAGAATTTTTTCAATACAAGGCGTTTCATTTGTTATATTTTTCATATTTGGCAGTATTTTTCTTATTAATATGAATTCTTCATTGCAAATAAATTTACCACAAAATAACACAAGACAGCATCGACCAAATGTCTTTATTTTTGCCAGTGATAGTTTACGCTATGATCGCTTGAATGAAAATAAATATGCTAATGTTATGCCATTTTTAAGAACTAAACTGAGAGAAGCTGAATTATTTAAACCTATGCTTGTAGGAATTCCGCGCACATTTCCAAGTTGGGTCGAAATTGCTACAGGAATTTACTCTTCCAATAATGGTGTCAGAACTATGTTTCCTTCAAGAAATACCAGAATTGGAAAAAAACAAACAATTTTTGAAACGGCAAAAGAAAGTGGATATTCGACAATTTTTGTCTCTGATTTTGCAGGGGATATATTTCCAAGATATCCATTTGGCGCAGACGAAATAAATGCACCAACCTCAAATTTACAATCCATGGTCGAAAATGGAATAATCTCAGGCATCAGTGTAATTCAATCTATTTTAACTTTACCTAAAATGCATCGCATACTTCCCGCTTTGCTTGAGTCTCCAGAAATATCCGATCCACGCTTAGTTGCAAAAGCTTTTTCAGAAAGTCTTTCCCATGTTTCAGAAGTATCACGTCCGGTGTTTATGACTACATTTTTCTCGACAGCTCACTTTCCCTATGCAGCACCTGGTCCTTGGTTTGCGAAATTTCAGGATAAAGATGACAAAGGTAATTATAAATTTAGAAAAATCCCTGATCAAACCTTGATAGATAATGCAAAAATTAATAATATTTCTGAAACTTCTATAAATCAAACTATTGCGTTATATGATGGATCATTAAATGCAATCGATAGCACCCTAAAAGATTTATATCTTGAATTAGAAAATAAAGGCTGGCTCAGAAATTCTATTATTCTTTTTTTTGGTGATCACGGAGAAAATCTTTATGAAGGCAATTTAGGAATGGGACATGGGGATGGAGTTTCAGGTGAATATTCTAACGTAACACCGCTTATTATACTAACTAAAGGGAACTCAGTCCCTATTCAATCACAAAAGCCTATTAAACATATTGTTCGCACAATTGATATTGCTCCTACAATTGCCAGAAGAATTAATGTTAATTTTCCGGAAAATGAGTTAGATGGAGAGCCTCTTCTCGACATTACTGAGAAACTACCAAATTTTCCCTCGGGACTCGCCTATATGGAAACTGGTATTTGGTTTACGACTGGAAAGTTAACGCCCGAACATCAACCAAGAGTTATTTATCCAAGCGTTACATCTCTTTTAGATATTGATGAAGGCATGAATTTTGAATTTTACGTCAGACCAAGTTATTCACAAGCAATACCTGGTGTAAAAGAAAGAGCATGGGTAAATGATATATATAAATTAATTGCGAGAACAACGCGCTATGGTGTGCAAACCTCTTTGTATTTTCGTACTGATAAAGCCTCAGAAGTTGATTTATTAGCAGATCCAAAAAGTGTTGAAAATTATAAGGCAATTGCTATGGAGATGCTTAATCAAATGAATAAATATTTAATATCAAGAGGTGTCGAAATAGTTCCTAATGGTAAAGGTTCATTCTTTTATTCGGAGAATATTACTCAATGA
- a CDS encoding PH domain-containing protein gives MTLKLRENEKLKLKANIHWLENISQIIFGIFLTIFGLASLASKDSFLLSFLIIGWLPFIYKVLVIRAKNYSLTNQRLYIEEGLFSKKKREIPIQKINDFEISQRIFQRLFGAGNVHVLTANDKPIILKNIRNPDEFKNNMSEITGVISQKAINPV, from the coding sequence ATGACTTTAAAATTAAGAGAAAATGAAAAATTAAAGTTAAAAGCAAATATTCATTGGTTGGAGAATATTTCCCAAATTATTTTCGGAATTTTTCTGACTATCTTTGGTTTAGCAAGTCTTGCTTCAAAAGATTCTTTTTTGTTATCATTTTTAATAATAGGCTGGTTACCTTTTATTTATAAAGTTTTAGTTATTCGTGCAAAAAATTATTCTCTTACGAATCAAAGATTATATATTGAAGAGGGGCTTTTTTCAAAGAAAAAGAGAGAAATTCCTATCCAAAAAATCAATGATTTTGAGATATCTCAAAGAATATTTCAGAGGTTATTTGGTGCAGGAAACGTTCACGTATTGACAGCTAATGACAAACCAATAATATTAAAAAATATTAGAAATCCAGATGAGTTTAAAAATAATATGAGTGAAATAACAGGGGTTATTTCACAAAAAGCAATAAATCCTGTGTAA
- a CDS encoding NAD(P)H-dependent flavin oxidoreductase: MKSAMPKFLSHEFNLQYKIKIPVIQGPMAGGLSLPPLVSAVIKNNCIGFLAAGYLSAEVLEKQIIEVKHAANGLFGVNLFMLDNKKAADYKKPEIITKIEKKLKIPAQKKLNFAVNEENDKKIDIIIKQGVKLVSFTFGLPKEKWIEKLRNNNIYLVGSCTNIEEAKAVENIGLDALVVQGIESGGHRSAFLKMNDEIGLFSLLQEVSENIRIPIIAAGGIATGKGILAARILGATAVQIGTGFLLTRESSAVGAYKKALLNSYAHNTIVTEKISGKKARGICNKFVTELNSAQMKALPFPIQNHMTKEIRSLSQKKNKSDYLSLWCGQSVHLIKKELSVEEFLNNLKVEYLSAANNFSLR; encoded by the coding sequence ATGAAATCTGCAATGCCAAAATTCCTCAGTCATGAATTTAATTTGCAATACAAAATCAAAATTCCTGTAATTCAAGGACCAATGGCTGGGGGGTTGTCTTTGCCTCCACTTGTTTCGGCAGTCATAAAAAATAATTGCATAGGGTTTTTAGCTGCGGGTTATCTTTCTGCTGAAGTACTGGAAAAGCAAATAATTGAAGTTAAACATGCGGCTAATGGATTATTTGGCGTAAACTTATTTATGTTAGATAATAAAAAGGCAGCTGATTATAAAAAACCAGAAATTATAACTAAAATTGAAAAAAAATTAAAAATTCCGGCGCAAAAAAAATTAAATTTTGCAGTAAATGAAGAGAATGATAAGAAAATAGATATTATTATTAAACAAGGAGTAAAATTAGTGAGTTTTACTTTTGGTTTACCTAAAGAAAAGTGGATAGAAAAGTTAAGAAATAATAATATATACCTTGTTGGGAGTTGTACGAATATTGAAGAAGCAAAAGCAGTTGAAAATATCGGGCTCGATGCGCTTGTGGTGCAAGGAATAGAGTCTGGTGGGCATAGAAGTGCTTTTTTAAAAATGAATGATGAAATAGGACTTTTCTCTTTATTACAAGAAGTTTCAGAAAATATTAGAATTCCAATTATTGCAGCAGGGGGAATAGCGACTGGTAAAGGAATATTGGCTGCCAGGATTTTAGGCGCAACAGCAGTGCAAATTGGGACAGGATTTTTACTGACACGTGAGAGCTCTGCTGTGGGTGCATATAAGAAAGCATTATTGAATTCATATGCACATAATACAATTGTAACAGAGAAGATCTCAGGGAAAAAAGCGCGAGGAATATGTAACAAATTTGTAACGGAATTAAATTCAGCGCAAATGAAGGCACTTCCATTTCCAATTCAAAATCACATGACAAAAGAAATTCGCTCTCTTTCTCAAAAGAAAAATAAGAGCGATTATTTATCCTTATGGTGTGGACAATCTGTGCATTTAATTAAAAAAGAATTATCAGTAGAAGAGTTTTTAAACAATCTAAAAGTGGAATATTTATCTGCAGCGAATAATTTTTCACTCAGATAA